CCGACTATGGATTCACTATCTCCATAGGCACTTGCTGTGTCGAAAGAATTTATATTGTTTAAATATGCATATTCAAGAATTTTTAAAGCTTCTCTCTTTTTTGGTTTACCAACCAAGTTGTTAATCCCATAATCCAAGCCCAGTTGAGCAGTACCTAATGTTAATCTTGAAATCATACACACCTCATACAAATATAACTACAGACCCTTGTATACAAATGTGAATATTATTTTTATTTTTCAATACAATCACTTATATCGTTTTGAAATTAGTAGATTTGACAAAATTAAATATGTAATTAACATTTATGAATCACTAAATTTATTTACTGTTTATAGTATCTCTGTTTGACATGTTGATTTATTCTTTTTATTTCTGGATTTGAGTCCATAAAATTAATTATGGTATTTATGGAAACAAGAGACAGGTCCCCCAAATAATTATAAAGTTCTGAATAAAGCTTTAGATCTTCTGGAGTATCAATAGTTAATCTGATATCTTCCCTTTTGAGAACTTCAACAGGATTCACATATGCCACTTTAAATTTTTTATCGTTTTCGCGGATATACGGTGTAACGTGCTCTTTTTGAAATTTTTCTTTTGAATTTAACCATGCATCTTCTAATGCTTCGAAAGTAAAAACTTCACTTCCTGTTCCCAATATTACCTCTTTAGAACTCACATAGTCACAATTATTATTTAATAAATAATTAACAATATCTTGCATTAAATCGGAATCTGTTAGAGGGTTGTCCGCTGTGATTCGTACAATTATTTCAGCATTATATTCTTTAGCAGTTTTGTAATATCTATCTAACACATTTTCTTCAGATCCTCTGAAGACATTAAATCCATTTTTTAATGATATTATCTCAATAATATCGTCTTCTTTTTTTGTTGTAGTAGCGACAATTAATCTGTTAATCAAGTCTACTTTCTCAATACGGCATAATAATGTTTCTAAAACTGTTTTTTTCCCTATTTTTTTTATAACTTTGTTAGGCAGTCTAGTAGACCCAGTCCTAGCTTGTACAATACCTACTATATTTTTCATCGAATCCCAACTTGGCAATAGTCTTAATAATACTCAATTTTTAATTTTTTTCACCAAATCTTATTTACACTCAAATGAATGTCTCTGACAAAAGAGTTTTCACCACTAACTCAACGTCCTCATCACTCATCTTTGGGTAGATGGGAAGGGTGATGATCCTTTTAAAAACG
The Methanosarcina sp. WWM596 DNA segment above includes these coding regions:
- a CDS encoding cytidylyltransferase domain-containing protein is translated as MKNIVGIVQARTGSTRLPNKVIKKIGKKTVLETLLCRIEKVDLINRLIVATTTKKEDDIIEIISLKNGFNVFRGSEENVLDRYYKTAKEYNAEIIVRITADNPLTDSDLMQDIVNYLLNNNCDYVSSKEVILGTGSEVFTFEALEDAWLNSKEKFQKEHVTPYIRENDKKFKVAYVNPVEVLKREDIRLTIDTPEDLKLYSELYNYLGDLSLVSINTIINFMDSNPEIKRINQHVKQRYYKQ